The nucleotide sequence CTCGCCACCCACAGCTTCGGCCTGGCGCCAGTGGTTCGTGCCCACGGCCGCCCAGTGGGGCGGCATCGTCCTGGGGATATGACATCAGAGGATCTCTAGGGGGGAAAAATCCAATTTTTGAGGAAGGTTCAACTTTTTTTTGAGCACTAATTTTATCTTTTCGACCCCGAGCTCCCCCAATGTCATATTGTTATGAATGTTTGCACGCACATAGAAAACTGGTTAATGTTTGATGTAAAAAAaatcagttatatatatatatatatttcaaatTTATTGTTCACCCAGCATGATATGAGCTCGTGTCCAGTTATGGATTTCCACGTCAGAGGCTGCTTTTTGTTGTGTTGGAACGGTTATTCCCTCTAGTGTCTTCTAATGTGTGCTACGTGTGTTGCAAACTATGGTAGTAAGAAGACCGAAACAGCCAATGGAGGCCGAGCGGTTTCAAATATAATTTTCTAAAGGAATTTATTTTTTCGGGAagacgcgcgcgcgcgcacacacacttcCTCATCCAATTTTTCACATGTTCGTGCggagcatatactccctccgtttctaaaaagacaaatatttaggaactgaggAAGTATAAGTTTCTAtggatttattttttatttttttataactaTTAAATATAATTTTCGATCTTTTTTTAAAAGGCTCCATAAAGCCCGTCCTGCAAATATTCACACGCATGTATCATACTCTTGATCTCGAAAAAAAATTAGGATACTCCTTTTTTAAAAGAAAGTACTATCTCAGTTCAGGTTTATTTGTCCTCTTTTATTTTGTGTCGGACTTTGATGTTAGATTTAACTAGCAAAATATATGTTATATACCACAAAAATAATATCATTGCAAACTTCTTTCAAATACAAACCCATCAATATGATTTTTATGGGATACGATTTATATTTTAGCGGTCAAATATGTGATCAAACTTTGACACAAAATATAAAATGaaccaataaatcaggacggaggtagtatccACTGATCCATGTTAAAAAAGAAAAGGCTCAAATGGTACGATCCCTCCGTCACTTCATAATGAAGTCTTCACGAAATCCTCGAAAATGATTCTGTGCACACATCCGCGTGGTCAATATTTCAAGTGTCAAACGCTGCCTTCTATTCAAACATAAAAAACATGGACGTGTCCAAAGGACCTTGGTACCATGCCTAGTCTTCCTTGTTTAGAGGAGAATCAAAGAATTACTAGTGATTTTCCTAAGCAGACGTTCACATCCGGTGCCCCTTGGGTCTCACAAGCAAAATGTCAAGAACTACTACTGTACTTTAATCCACATGGACCAACTGATGCGCATTGTGGATAGGAGCGACATGGGATGCTTCGTGTATAAAATGTGAATTGGTCGCAAGCCCCCAATCAACACCCATCTCGCCTACCACCATCTGCAGATTGGACAAAAGGAGTACGACTCTGAATTAACTTTGATCATTCCATCGGCCCATCCATGGCGACCCCGTTGCTTCTTGCGCAGTTACTACTGGCAGTGGCACTAGCAGCGGTGCAAGCGGCGCCGCGCTTGCACCCCGTCGTCCTGGTGCCGGGCTACGCCACCAACGAGCTGGACGCGCGGCTCACCAAGCTCTACCGGCCGTCGTCGCCGGGCTGCGGGGCGCGCAAGGAGGAGGGGTGGTTCCGCCTCTACCTCAACTATTCCGCCCTCCAGGACCCCGGCAACGTGCCGTGCTTCGCGGAGCAGATGAGCTCCGTGTACGACCCCGCCGCCGACGACTACTCCAATGTCCCCGGCGTGGAGACGCGCGTCCCCTTCTTCGGCTCCACCCAAGCCTTCCGCTACCCCGATCCTGACCGCAAGTAAGTACTAGCTATCGGTTGCTCAATCGTGTCGTGCCCATAATTATGAATCAGAACCGGCTGAAATTTCTCGATTTTTCAAGGAATTTCTCCTACATGAGCACGTTTATCGAGCGGTTGGAGAAGATGGGGTACCGCGACGGCGAGACCATGTTCGGCGCGCCCTACGACTTCCGGTACGCCGTCGCGCCGGTGGGGCACCCGTCCAGGGTGGGCGACGCCTTCTTCCGGGCGCTCAAGGGCCTCGTCGAGAGGGCGAGCGGGCTTAACGGCGGCATGCCGGTGGTGATCGCCACCTACAGCGCCGGCGGCCCGCTGGCGCACCAGTTCCTCGTCCGCCAGCCGCTGGCCTGGCGCCAGCGGTTCGTGCGGCGGTTCGTGCCCATCGCCGCCCCGTGGGGCGGCATCGTCCTGGGGATGCTGACGCTCGTCTCCGGGAACAACATGGGCCTGCCGTTCGTCGAGCCGCGCGCGCTGCTGCGGCAAGGCAGGAGCCTGCAGAGCAGCCTATGGATACTGCCCAGCCCGGCCGCCTTCGGCACCGCGACGCCGTTGGCTACCACGAAGAGCAGGAACTACTCGGCCGGCGACGTGGCGGACTACCTCGTCGCCATCGGGTTTGGCGAGGCCGTCAGGCCGTACAAGTCCCGCGTGCTGCCGCTGTTTGGCGGGGAGCTGCCGCATCCCGGGgtgccggtgacctccgtcatCGGGGTCGGGGTGGGGACAACTGAAAGGATAGTGTATCCCGGGGATGACTTCGACGCGACGCCGTCTGTGGTCGCCGGAGACGGCGACGGGGTGGTGAACCTGGCGAGCGCCATGGCGGTGGAGACGCCGTGGAGCCGCCGTGGTGGGGATTTTAGGATGGTCAAGGTGCTCAACATGTCTCATAATGCCCTTGTGGTGGATGATCGAGCGCTTGAGATCATCATGCGAGAGATTCAACGGGCTGATTAGGTAATCGGTTTTGCTACAACTCAGCTCAGTTGTAGTTATGGTCTCATTCACCTGGACAGCCGTTGGATCAAAAGCATTCTGACATTCGTGTGTTGTTGTGTCCTTGTTCAATCGTTCACCGTGCAGCGGTCTTGTTAATGGGCCTTTTTCGCGAGCTTTTGCTCGTTGGTTCGATGCTACCAGCTGCTTTATCCCTGGGTCGTCATGTTTGATTTGACCAGCCTGATGGTCTTTCTTTCATTCATGTAAATATTCTGACGGTTCAATAAAAAGTTTcggagtttgtaaaaaaaaaccagctactgttttctatttttcttctacaGGATGCTACTTCACATTGTGAACGCGATACTTTTTGTACTGTTTAATTTGGACATTGGTACACTCTTTCAAGCTTCATGCTTTAAAAGTCCACATACAATCagttttattattatatttttatCTTTTTCTCattcttgattttttttcttttttgttgttgttgttcttcatttttttgctatttttttctattttcatGGGACAAGGTGGGTCTCAACTAGGCTTCTTTCACGCCATTAGTCGTAGATCAAATTATGTTGTGATTCTATAAAAGCGGGTTCGCAACTGCATGTTTTTAAGACGTGCAACAACTTTATGTTTTTAAGGTGGATCGTAACTTATGACACACTCGTTTATAAttgtgcactaatcatacacgcatcaCGCATCATTCTAGATTAGACAGAGAATATGGTTGACTTTGATCTATGTCATGATATTTTTTTTAGTTAAATGTATACTCAAGGGGATTCTTAGAATACACTCAACATCCAGTAGGTTGAAGTTATCTTTCAGAAGAAGATCGTCCAATTTCCAATGACGGGACATATTAATTCATCTACTGCCCGAAGCAAGATACCACCGCTATTTGTTGGAATTTTCGTGGTCGGGCTACCCGGAACCCAATGATCCTCAATCTTTAATATTCGTGTCTATATCAACTCTCCAAATAAGACCTCTCTTGAGAGTACTAATGCTTTGTCACGTGAAAGACCCACTATCTAAATAATACTTCCCCTTCAAAACACCGGCACACAAAGTTTTCGGGATGGGCTAAGAGCATCCATGCCTGTTTTGCAAGCATTGCTGATATGATTGCATGTAGGTCATGGAAATCCATTCTGTTGGAagcgtagcagaattttaaaattttctacgcatcaccaagatcaatctatgaagtcatctagcaacgagggagagtggaatgcatctacatacccctgtagatcacgagcggaagcgtttaagagaacgaggttgatggagtcgtactcgacgtgattcaaatcaccgatgaccaagtgccgaacggacagcacatccgcgttcaacacacgtacggttgggaagacgtctcctccaacttgattcagcaaggggggaggagagattgatgaagatccagcagcacgacggcgtggtggtgaaagcAACGgtaatctcggcagggcttcgccaagcgctgggagacggaggagtgtcacgggagggagagggagaggccaggggcttgggtgcgcagccctccctcccctccactatatatagggtgcctagggggtgccggccctaggagatccaatctcctagggggggcggcggccaaggggggtgccttgccccccaaggcaagggtggcgccccccacccctagggtttctaacctagggggaggcccaagggggggcgcaccatcccactagggcctggttcccctcccacttcagcccatggggccctcccggataggtggccccacctggtggacccccgggacccttccggtggttccggtacaataccggtgacccccgaaaccttctcgatggccgaaattggacttcctatatataaatcttacctccggaccattccggaactcctcgtgacgtccgggatctcatccgggactccgaacaactttcgggttatcgtgtgctaatatctctacaaccctagcgttaccgaaccttaagtgtgtagaccctacgggttcgggagacatgcagacatgaccgagaaacctctccggtcaataaccaacagcgggatctggatacccatgttggcttccacatgctccacgatgatctcatcggatgaaccacgatgtcgaggattcaatcaatctgtatacaattccctttgtcaatcggtacgttacttgcccgagactcgatcgtcggtatcccaataccttgttcagtctcgttaccgacaagtcactttactcgtaccgtaatgaatgatcccgtgatcaaccacttgatcacattgagcttattatgatgatgcattaccgagtgggcctagagatacctctccgtcatacggagtgacaaatcccagtctcgattcgtgccaacccaacagacacttttggagatacctgtaatgtacctttatagtcacccagttacgttgtgacgtttggcacacccaaggcactcctacggtatc is from Triticum aestivum cultivar Chinese Spring chromosome 3A, IWGSC CS RefSeq v2.1, whole genome shotgun sequence and encodes:
- the LOC123057918 gene encoding lecithin-cholesterol acyltransferase-like 1, whose product is MATPLLLAQLLLAVALAAVQAAPRLHPVVLVPGYATNELDARLTKLYRPSSPGCGARKEEGWFRLYLNYSALQDPGNVPCFAEQMSSVYDPAADDYSNVPGVETRVPFFGSTQAFRYPDPDRKNFSYMSTFIERLEKMGYRDGETMFGAPYDFRYAVAPVGHPSRVGDAFFRALKGLVERASGLNGGMPVVIATYSAGGPLAHQFLVRQPLAWRQRFVRRFVPIAAPWGGIVLGMLTLVSGNNMGLPFVEPRALLRQGRSLQSSLWILPSPAAFGTATPLATTKSRNYSAGDVADYLVAIGFGEAVRPYKSRVLPLFGGELPHPGVPVTSVIGVGVGTTERIVYPGDDFDATPSVVAGDGDGVVNLASAMAVETPWSRRGGDFRMVKVLNMSHNALVVDDRALEIIMREIQRAD